The Nerophis lumbriciformis linkage group LG05, RoL_Nlum_v2.1, whole genome shotgun sequence genome contains a region encoding:
- the fga gene encoding fibrinogen alpha chain encodes MERVSLLVFVCAAASLAGALDPRGTRPMEPGTRSDKCATQKEWPFCTDDDWGPKCPSGCRIQGLMDYRDHSLLKKIEKIRSLLENNQQRQRSADQVTKQTYEYLKERLNLNTGHDGRYYDLAQNLRQRIGEMKVKIDRQLRVLAALRDRVADQASAMQMLEVDIDIKLRSCKGSCKTYSEYQVDRDSYVTLDKQVNQLQSQELQRVDSVRTLKVLKSTVLQDILQDNVFKSKDLGDHSGQQRQDMFREVKTLQLTLEEEGSSSYPATISKVPGTSSSSYGSSTGSSTGSSTGSSTGSSTTSKSITELVGSSDGDFGTTFGGGSVDKVYHTTTDTSRCVKTIKRTTVMTADGPVEKVVETTEDSPDCHDFKGGLDSFFPGVSHASSTIKTVHVGGAKDGHSSSKTGTPDVFSEVGFDLGKFFGDHTEDDVPDVHARSVKTTHVVRQSDYTGTDCVDIFHKHAQGETSGVFNVKPAAAAATVAVYCQQEGLMAGWLLVQQRESGGLNFNRTWDEYRRGFGGVDAQGRGEVWLGNQNLHLLTNQGESLLRVELQDEDGGATSAEYVVSVGPEEEGYRLSLSGYSGDAGDALTSAHHRAKFSTWDTDNDGAALNCAATRGGGWWYDQCQSANLNGIYQGGVVWSNRSLKRVRMFVRPATF; translated from the exons ATGGAACGAGTCAGCTTGCTGGTGTTCGTGTGCGCTGCCGCCTCATTG GCTGGCGCGCTGGACCCCAGAGGAACACGACCCATGGAGCCAGGCACCCGCTCCGACAAGTGCGCCACCCAGAAGGAGTGGCCGTTCTGCACTGACGATGACTGG GGTCCCAAGTGCCCGTCGGGCTGTAGGATCCAAGGACTGATGGACTACCGGGACCATAGCCTGCTGAAGAAGATCGAGAAGATCCGCAGCCTGCTGGAGAACAACCAACAAAGGCAGAGGTCAGCTGATCAAGTGACGAAGCAGACATACGAATACCTGAAGGAAAGACTGAACCTCAACACCG GTCACGACGGCCGCTACTACGACTTGGCGCAGAACCTTCGCCAGAGGATCGGGGAAATGAAGGTGAAGATCGACAGGCAGCTCAGGGTGCTGGCGGCACTCAGGGATCGGGTTGCCGACCAGGCCTCCGCCATGCAGATGTTAGAG GTGGACATCGACATCAAGCTGCGATCTTGCAAAGGTTCCTGTAAAACGTACTCCGAGTACCAGGTGGACCGCGACAGCTACGTGACGCTGGACAAACAG GTCAATCAACTTCAGTCGCAAGAGTTGCAGCGCGTCGATTCCGTGAGAACGCTGAAAGTGTTGAAGAGCACGGTGCTGCAGGACATACTTCAGGATAACGTGTTCAAGTCCAAGGACCTGGGGGACCACAGTGGACAACAGAGACAAGACATGTTCCGTGAG GTAAAAACTCTCCAGTTGACACTGGAGGAGGAAGGTTCCAGCTCCTACCCGGCAACCATCTCCAAAGTTCCAGGTACTTCGTCGTCCTCCTATGGCTCCTCCACTGGCTCCTCCACCGGCTCCTCCACCGGCTCCTCCACCGGCTCCTCCACGACATCAAAGTCCATAACTGAGCTCGTAGGAAGCAGCGATGGCGACTTTGGGACGACGTTTGGTGGCGGTAGCGTGGACAAGGTGTACCACACCACGACCGACACGAGCCGCTGCGTGAAGACCATCAAGCGCACCACGGTGATGACTGCGGACGGCCCGGTGGAAAAAGTAGTGGAGACAACAGAGGACAGTCCTGACTGTCACGACTTCAAGGGAGGGCTGGACTCCTTCTTCCCCGGTGTTAGCCACGCCTCCTCCACCATCAAGACCGTTCATGTGGGCGGGGCCAAAGATGGCCACTCGAGCAGCAAAACGGGCACGCCAGATGTGTTCTCAGAGGTTGGCTTTGACCTGGGAAAGTTCTTTGGTGACCACACGGAAGACGACGTTCCTGACGTGCACGCTCGCAGCGTGAAGACCACGCACGTTGTACGCCAAAGTGATTACACAGGAACAG ATTGTGTCGACATCTTCCACAAGCACGCCCAGGGGGAAACCAGCGGCGTGTTTAACGTCAAAcctgccgctgccgccgccactgtGGCGGTCTACTGCCAGCAGGAGGGGCTGATGGCGGGCTGGTTGTTAGTCCAGCAGCGAGAGAGCGGTGGGCTCAACTTCAACCGAACTTGGGACGAGTACCGCCGCGGCTTTGGCGGTGTGGACGCACAGGGGAGGGGGGAGGTATGGCTGGGCAACCAAAACCTCCACTTGTTGACCAATCAGGGTGAGAGCCTGCTGAGGGTGGAGCTGCAGGACGAGGATGGCGGCGCGACCAGTGCGGAATACGTCGTGAGCGTGGGTCCCGAGGAGGAGGGTTACCGCTTAAGCCTTTCTGGCTACAGTGGTGATGCCGGCGACGCATTGACGTCCGCTCACCACCGGGCGAAGTTCAGCACATGGGACACGGACAACGACGGCGCGGCGCTAAACTGTGCGGCAACACGTGGCGGTGGCTGGTGGTATGACCAGTGCCAGTCGGCCAACCTCAACGGCATTTACCAAGGGGGTGTGGTGTGGTCCAATCGCAGCCTCAAGAGAGTACGCATGTTTGTGCGACCTGCAACCTTCTGA
- the fgb gene encoding fibrinogen beta chain, whose translation MKTTLSLLLLLFLCVSAVVPDNLDYDDYDTDTKNSSKANTTTQTGPGARGHRPMTRGRDSYRPNSYSPPPISGGGRYHGRPTTEPPKGHEVEGKKSHPETGGCTYGFEELGVLCPNGCELKTALVKQERSVMVSINEMKPQVDQLLHSSNAIYNYATAMSTSLRERQRIITGNERVVNDFSGRVEEQHAFIKETVDTIFPSSIRVLQGVVDKIRQKIQKLEKAIQTQREECKEPCQTTCPIPVVTGKECEDIYRRGGKDSQMYLIQPDDFFPPYKVFCDQTTQNGGWLLIQNRLDGSVDFGRRWDEYRRGFGNIALDVGKGHCNTPGEYWLGNEHISQLTKMGPTELLVEMEDWTGAKVHAQYHQFTMQSESSNYVLAVDSYSGNAGNCLMDGAQALSGENRTMTRHNGAMFSTYDRDNDNWNPGDPSKQCSKEDGGGWWYNRCHSANPNGRYYIGGAYTRQMAKHGTDDGVVWMNWMGSWYSLKTISMKIRPYFAPS comes from the exons ATGAAGACGACGCtctcgctgctgctgctgctcttcCTGTGTGTGAGCGCCGTCGTTCCTGACAACCTGGACTACGATGATTACGACACG GATACAAAGAACTCGTCGAAGGCCAACACAACA ACTCAAACCGGGCCGGGTGCCCGCGGCCATCGCCCAATGACCCGAGGCCGGGACTCCTACAGACCCAACAGCTATTCTCCGCCACCTATTAGTGGCGGCGGCAG GTACCACGGACGCCCCACCACCGAACCTCCCAAAGGACATGAAGTGGAAGGGAAGAAGTCGCACCCGGAGACGGGAGGATGCACGTACGGCTTTGAGGAATTA GGCGTGCTCTGTCCAAACGGCTGCGAGCTGAAGACGGCGTTGGTCAAGCAAGAGAGGAGCGTAATGGTG AGCATAAACGAGATGAAGCCTCAAGTGGACCAGCTGTTGCACTCGTCCAACGCTATTTACAACTACGCCACCGCCATGTCTACCTCGTTGAGGGAACGCCAACGAATTATCACAG GCAACGAGCGGGTTGTGAATGATTTCTCAGGCCGGGTGGAGGAGCAGCACGCCTTCATCAAGGAGACCGTGGACACGATCTTCCCCTCCTCCATTCGAGTGCTGCAG GGCGTCGTGGACAAGATCCGCCAGAAGATCCAGAAGCTGGAGAAGGCCATCCAGACCCAGAGGGAGGAGTGCAAGGAGCCGTGCCAGACCACCTGTCCCATCCCTGTGGTGACTG GAAAGGAGTGTGAGGACATATACCGCCGTGGAGGAAAAGACTCGCAGATGTACCTGATCCAACCCGACGACTTCTTCCCGCCGTACAAGGTCTTCTGTGACCAGACCACCCAGAACGGAG GTTGGCTCCTCATCCAGAACAGACTGGACGGCAGTGTGGACTTCGGCCGACGTTGGGACGAGTACCGACGCGGCTTCGGGAACATTGCGCTCGACGTGGGCAAGGGTCACTGCAACACCCCAG GTGAATACTGGCTGGGCAACGAGCACATCAGTCAGCTGACCAAGATGGGCCCCACCGAGCTTCTTGTGGAGATGGAGGACTGGACAGGCGCCAAG GTCCACGCTCAGTACCACCAGTTCACCATGCAGTCCGAGTCGTCTAACTACGTGCTAGCAGTGGACTCGTACTCCGGCAACGCCGGGAATTGTCTCATGGATGGTGCACAGGCGTTGTCGGGGGAAAACCGCACAATGACCCGGCACAACGGCGCTATGTTCAGCACGTACGACCGAGACAATGATAACTG GAACCCCGGCGACCCCTCCAAGCAGTGCTCCAAAGAAGACGGAGGCGGCTGGTGGTACAACCGCTGCCACTCGGCTAATCCCAACGGACGATACTACATAGGCGGAGCATACACCCGCCAGATGGCCAAACACGGCACGGACGACGGTGTGGTATGGATGAACTGGATGGGCAGCTGGTACTCGCTCAAAACCATCAGCATGAAGATCCGCCCTTACTTCGCCCCGTCGTGA